A stretch of Miscanthus floridulus cultivar M001 chromosome 13, ASM1932011v1, whole genome shotgun sequence DNA encodes these proteins:
- the LOC136500742 gene encoding large ribosomal subunit protein uL30x-like, which translates to MSAAEAKAAVVPESVLRKRKREEQWAADKKEKALADRKKALESRKIIFARAKQYAQEYDAQETELVQLKREARLKGGFYVSPEAKLLFVVRIRGINAMHPKTRKILQLLRLRQIFNGVFLKVNKATINMLRRVEPYVAYGYPNLKSVRELIYKRGYGKLNKQRIPLSNNNAIEEGLGKHNIICIEDLVHEIMTVGPHFKEANNFLWPFKLKAPLGGLKKKRNHYVEGGDAGNRENYINELIKRMN; encoded by the exons ATGTCGGCGGCGGAGGCGAAGGCGGCGGTGGTCCCGGAGTCTGTGCTGCGGAAGCGCAAGCGGGAGGAGCAGTGGGCAgcggacaagaaggagaaggcgCTCGCAGACAGGAAGAAGGCGCTCGAGAGCCGCAAGATCATCTTTGCCCGCGCCAAGCAGTACGCCCAGGAGTACGACGCCCAG GAGACGGAGCTTGTGCAGCTCAAGCGTGAAGCCCGGCTGAAGGGTGGGTTCTATGTGAGCCCAGAGGCCAAGCTCCTGTTTGTGGTCCGCATCCGTGG TATCAATGCCATGCACCCCAAGACCCGCAAGATCTTGCAGCTCCTGCGTTTGAGGCAGATCTTCAATGGTGTCTTTCTCAAGGTCAACAAGGCAACCATTAACATGCTCCGCAGGGTGGAGCCATATGTTGCGTATGG ATATCCAAACCTGAAGAGTGTTAGGGAATTGATCTACAAGAGAGGTTATGGGAAGCTGAACAAGCAGAGGATTCCACTTAGCAACAACAATGCCATCGAGGAG GGCCTTGGGAAGCACAATATCATCTGCATTGAGGACCTTGTCCACGAGATCATGACAGTTGGCCCACACTTCAAGGAGGCCAACAACTTCCTCTGGCCATTCAAGCTGAAGGCGCCCCTGGGTGGCCTCAAGAAGAAGAGGAACCACTATGTGGAGGGTGGTGATGCCGGCAACCGTGAGAACTACATCAATGAGCTCATCAAGAGGATGAACTAG